A segment of the Synechococcus sp. CBW1002 genome:
CATCCCACTCGACCATGTTAAGAACATAAAGTCGAATCAGAGCATCCTGATAGAGATCGATCGGATGATCCCGGTAGTAATTCGGGATGCCATTAAAGGCATACAGATCATTGCGCCCCTGGCCCTTCAGGTCATAGCCCCCCATCACCAGCACCAGTTCGTCGGCGGGCGGTCGTGGCGTGACAGGATCCACGATCAACAGGCCATACAACCCTTTACTCACATGACGGGTCACCGGGGCCACATGGCAGTGGTAGGGATGGATGCCGTGAGGTTCGGCATCAAATTCATAGACGGTGTTGCGCCCGTGGCGCACGGGTCGGATCCCATCCATCGCGGCCGGATGGATGCCATGAAAATGAAGGCTGTGGGAGGTGCTGTCCTGGTTGCGGAACACGATCCGCAAGCGATCGCCGGCATTGGCCCGCAGGGTCGGACCGGGCACCCGTCCATTCAGGGCCCAGGCCTTGAAGGTCACGGCCGGGTTGAGCGGCAGCAGGGTGGTGTCGGCCGTGAGATCAAATTCCCGCACAAGGCGGCCGTCTTCCCGGCGGACGGTACCGGTGTGGAACTCCCGCAGGACCGCCATCGGGTCGAAGGGAAGCGGCCTATCCCCTTCGCCGGCAGGGGACAGCGGTGGATGGCGTTGACCGGCGGGAGGCTGTCGCCCAACCCCGCCGGACCGCGGCAACAGCAGACCCCCCAGGCCCAGCCCCAGGGCTCCGGCCGCGAGGGGAAGGATCTGGCGCCGACTCCATCGCGTCGGTTGACTGGAGGAGGGCTGATTGGCAGGCAGCTGACCTGAAGAGAGCTGGCCGGAATCGGGTGGGCCTTGCATGCAGGCGGACAAAGAGGTCAGGTGACGGGGGCCTGGGAGCTGATCCTCTGCAGTGCCCACGTGAACGCAAGGCGATCAAGCTAAGCCGCCGTTACCGGGGTTCCGA
Coding sequences within it:
- a CDS encoding multicopper oxidase domain-containing protein gives rise to the protein MQGPPDSGQLSSGQLPANQPSSSQPTRWSRRQILPLAAGALGLGLGGLLLPRSGGVGRQPPAGQRHPPLSPAGEGDRPLPFDPMAVLREFHTGTVRREDGRLVREFDLTADTTLLPLNPAVTFKAWALNGRVPGPTLRANAGDRLRIVFRNQDSTSHSLHFHGIHPAAMDGIRPVRHGRNTVYEFDAEPHGIHPYHCHVAPVTRHVSKGLYGLLIVDPVTPRPPADELVLVMGGYDLKGQGRNDLYAFNGIPNYYRDHPIDLYQDALIRLYVLNMVEWDGPLTFHLHANLFKVYRSGLSSTPDELSDVITMGMAERHILEFSYRYPGLYMFHPHQDQIAERGCMGHFNVVPRPING